One window of Hypanus sabinus isolate sHypSab1 chromosome 10, sHypSab1.hap1, whole genome shotgun sequence genomic DNA carries:
- the LOC132400577 gene encoding uncharacterized protein C8orf74 homolog isoform X1, with protein sequence MSSLTAEDLWQVMRLQRIDGTDNDFPGSGCQKEDGRRLLTKLLKWEDFDEERDLKPGILLDYLYDTIIFAADKGFPWPSIAVAICFSQELLCETKGKTIREAIGRLWDKCEQYQNKLNSNYLQHLANYLLGTFFKHYHLYQFVLCKLREVDQTVHELVVHVPQEVPPLRNGTDIELWEYQQQLAKLSEAEAQLRNGMSAFREDRLLKSEQEMDKFYKDLKFQNREAIDKAKLEEIVKVAHNMQMTAISEVLQKEIETTFQILDVKLQKTTIPVPASKYSQFSSMMGTKARKSSKKK encoded by the exons ATGAGCTCGTTAACAGCGGAGGACTTGTGGCAGGTGATGAGGCTTCAG AGGATTGACGGGACAGATAATGACTTTCCAGGTTCTGGATGCCAG AAAGAAGATGGTCGTCGACTTTTAACAAAATTGCTAAAATGGGAAGATTTTGATGAAGAGAGAGATTTAAAACCAGGCATACTTCTTGACTATCTATATGACACTATTATATTTGCTGCTGACAAAGGATTTCCATGGCCCAGTATTGCAGTGGCCATTTGCTTTTCACAGGAATTACTTTGTGAAACTAAAG GAAAAACTATTCGGGAAGCTATTGGAAGATTGTGGGATAAATGTGAACAATACCAAAATAAACTGAATTCTAATTACCTCCAACATTTAGCCAAttatttacttggaactttctTCAAACATTATCATCTCTACCAATTTGTACTGTGTAAGCTCAGAGAGGTTGATCAAACCGTACATGAACTTGTAGTCCATGTACCCCAAGAAGTTCCACCTTTAAGGAATGGAACAGACATTGAGCTTTGGGAATACCAGCAACAATTGGCAAAGCTCAGTGAAGCTGAAGCCCAGTTACGTAATGGTATGTCAGCATTTCGTGAGGACAGACTGTTAAAAAGTGAACAAGAAATGGACAAGTTTTACAAGGACCTTAAATTTCAAAATAGAGAAGCGATTGATAAAGCA AAATTAGAAGAAATTGTCAAGGTTGCACACAATATGCAGATGACAGCGATTTCTGAAGTACTGCAAAAAGAGATTGAAACTACATTTCAAATTCTAGATGTAAAACTCCAGAAGACAACCATACCCGTCCCAGCATCTAAATATTCTCAATTTTCTTCAATGATGGGAACGAAAGCTAGAAAATCAAGCAAGAAGAAATAg
- the LOC132400577 gene encoding uncharacterized protein C8orf74 homolog isoform X2: MSSLTAEDLWQVMRLQKEDGRRLLTKLLKWEDFDEERDLKPGILLDYLYDTIIFAADKGFPWPSIAVAICFSQELLCETKGKTIREAIGRLWDKCEQYQNKLNSNYLQHLANYLLGTFFKHYHLYQFVLCKLREVDQTVHELVVHVPQEVPPLRNGTDIELWEYQQQLAKLSEAEAQLRNGMSAFREDRLLKSEQEMDKFYKDLKFQNREAIDKAKLEEIVKVAHNMQMTAISEVLQKEIETTFQILDVKLQKTTIPVPASKYSQFSSMMGTKARKSSKKK; encoded by the exons ATGAGCTCGTTAACAGCGGAGGACTTGTGGCAGGTGATGAGGCTTCAG AAAGAAGATGGTCGTCGACTTTTAACAAAATTGCTAAAATGGGAAGATTTTGATGAAGAGAGAGATTTAAAACCAGGCATACTTCTTGACTATCTATATGACACTATTATATTTGCTGCTGACAAAGGATTTCCATGGCCCAGTATTGCAGTGGCCATTTGCTTTTCACAGGAATTACTTTGTGAAACTAAAG GAAAAACTATTCGGGAAGCTATTGGAAGATTGTGGGATAAATGTGAACAATACCAAAATAAACTGAATTCTAATTACCTCCAACATTTAGCCAAttatttacttggaactttctTCAAACATTATCATCTCTACCAATTTGTACTGTGTAAGCTCAGAGAGGTTGATCAAACCGTACATGAACTTGTAGTCCATGTACCCCAAGAAGTTCCACCTTTAAGGAATGGAACAGACATTGAGCTTTGGGAATACCAGCAACAATTGGCAAAGCTCAGTGAAGCTGAAGCCCAGTTACGTAATGGTATGTCAGCATTTCGTGAGGACAGACTGTTAAAAAGTGAACAAGAAATGGACAAGTTTTACAAGGACCTTAAATTTCAAAATAGAGAAGCGATTGATAAAGCA AAATTAGAAGAAATTGTCAAGGTTGCACACAATATGCAGATGACAGCGATTTCTGAAGTACTGCAAAAAGAGATTGAAACTACATTTCAAATTCTAGATGTAAAACTCCAGAAGACAACCATACCCGTCCCAGCATCTAAATATTCTCAATTTTCTTCAATGATGGGAACGAAAGCTAGAAAATCAAGCAAGAAGAAATAg
- the LOC132400577 gene encoding uncharacterized protein C8orf74-like isoform X3, giving the protein MSSLTAEDLWQVMRLQRIDGTDNDFPGSGCQKEDGRRLLTKLLKWEDFDEERDLKPGILLDYLYDTIIFAADKGFPWPSIAVAICFSQELLCETKGKTIREAIGRLWDKCEQYQNKLNSNYLQHLANYLLGTFFKHYHLYQFVLCKLREVDQTVHELVVHVPQEVPPLRNGTDIELWEYQQQLAKLSEAEAQLRNGMSAFREDRLLKSEQEMDKFYKDLKFQNREAIDKANIFPEVL; this is encoded by the exons ATGAGCTCGTTAACAGCGGAGGACTTGTGGCAGGTGATGAGGCTTCAG AGGATTGACGGGACAGATAATGACTTTCCAGGTTCTGGATGCCAG AAAGAAGATGGTCGTCGACTTTTAACAAAATTGCTAAAATGGGAAGATTTTGATGAAGAGAGAGATTTAAAACCAGGCATACTTCTTGACTATCTATATGACACTATTATATTTGCTGCTGACAAAGGATTTCCATGGCCCAGTATTGCAGTGGCCATTTGCTTTTCACAGGAATTACTTTGTGAAACTAAAG GAAAAACTATTCGGGAAGCTATTGGAAGATTGTGGGATAAATGTGAACAATACCAAAATAAACTGAATTCTAATTACCTCCAACATTTAGCCAAttatttacttggaactttctTCAAACATTATCATCTCTACCAATTTGTACTGTGTAAGCTCAGAGAGGTTGATCAAACCGTACATGAACTTGTAGTCCATGTACCCCAAGAAGTTCCACCTTTAAGGAATGGAACAGACATTGAGCTTTGGGAATACCAGCAACAATTGGCAAAGCTCAGTGAAGCTGAAGCCCAGTTACGTAATGGTATGTCAGCATTTCGTGAGGACAGACTGTTAAAAAGTGAACAAGAAATGGACAAGTTTTACAAGGACCTTAAATTTCAAAATAGAGAAGCGATTGATAAAGCA AACATTTtcccagaagtgttgtag